The Paenibacillus tianjinensis genome has a window encoding:
- a CDS encoding MarR family winged helix-turn-helix transcriptional regulator yields the protein MQRNTSENAPREQLEEALGEQLNALLSASHAINVRAAARFDASLQPAAFHLIRWLYAYGPASAAVLADSTAMDRSSVSRLIKQLESLGYVRREASPEDGRAILLSLTEYGQQMTVEALKEKGSLFYERIAGWEDKQLHEFIELLRKFNGLEG from the coding sequence TTGCAGAGAAACACCTCAGAAAATGCTCCAAGGGAGCAGCTTGAAGAGGCATTAGGAGAGCAGTTGAATGCACTGCTCAGTGCCTCGCATGCCATAAATGTCAGAGCCGCAGCCCGCTTCGATGCTTCATTACAGCCTGCTGCATTTCATCTAATCCGGTGGCTGTACGCTTACGGGCCGGCCAGTGCTGCTGTGCTGGCGGATTCTACGGCCATGGACCGCAGCTCGGTCAGCCGGTTGATCAAACAACTGGAGTCTTTGGGTTATGTGCGCAGAGAGGCCTCTCCTGAGGATGGCCGGGCTATTCTTTTGTCATTGACTGAGTATGGGCAGCAAATGACGGTTGAAGCGCTTAAAGAGAAGGGATCTTTGTTTTATGAGCGGATTGCCGGCTGGGAAGACAAGCAGCTGCATGAATTTATTGAACTGCTTAGAAAGTTTAACGGCTTGGAGGGTTAG
- a CDS encoding GNAT family N-acetyltransferase, with amino-acid sequence MIIEKLDEVRKEEFLNFCRKHRNELDDSFLYEEDLAEYEPNAENPTYIALNPQGSVAGAASLILNDYSRRGRKARFRILHAETDDPALYRELLHAVLQHTEGLDKLNIFVPTVNTGDMDKLTAAGFTVERYSYLLVRDEEVLPEISIPQEYELKPFRPGADEAVWCEVRNAGFAKLKGSETPATPDMVSSMIAGADYIEGGMLLLYHGGKAVGIVRGADDEYNDTPIMNIGPVALLPEYQGKGLGRVLLRAALHLSRNKGYTRSILCVNAENERAQALYSGEGFKQVEAAACYKYDLTVQ; translated from the coding sequence TTGATTATAGAAAAATTGGATGAGGTTCGAAAAGAAGAGTTCCTGAACTTCTGCCGGAAACACCGGAATGAGCTGGATGATTCTTTTTTGTATGAGGAAGACCTTGCGGAATATGAGCCTAATGCCGAGAATCCTACTTACATTGCGCTGAATCCGCAAGGATCAGTCGCTGGAGCGGCCTCGCTGATACTGAATGATTACAGCCGCAGAGGCCGGAAAGCCCGGTTCCGTATTCTGCATGCGGAAACAGATGATCCGGCACTATACCGGGAGCTGCTGCATGCGGTCCTTCAGCATACTGAAGGGCTGGATAAGCTTAATATTTTTGTTCCGACGGTAAATACGGGAGATATGGATAAGCTGACAGCGGCGGGTTTTACGGTCGAAAGATATTCCTACCTGCTTGTCCGGGACGAGGAAGTACTGCCTGAAATCAGTATCCCGCAGGAGTATGAGCTAAAGCCTTTTCGGCCTGGAGCCGATGAAGCCGTCTGGTGTGAGGTCAGAAATGCCGGCTTCGCCAAGCTTAAGGGGAGTGAGACGCCGGCGACTCCGGATATGGTGAGTTCCATGATTGCCGGAGCGGATTATATCGAGGGCGGAATGCTGCTGCTGTATCACGGCGGCAAGGCTGTCGGGATTGTGCGCGGGGCCGATGATGAGTACAATGATACGCCGATTATGAATATTGGACCGGTGGCGCTCCTGCCTGAATACCAGGGCAAAGGACTTGGTCGAGTGCTGCTTAGAGCAGCGCTGCATCTCTCAAGAAACAAGGGCTATACCCGCAGCATCCTGTGTGTGAATGCGGAGAATGAACGGGCACAAGCATTGTACAGCGGTGAAGGCTTTAAGCAGGTGGAGGCAGCCGCCTGTTACAAATATGATTTGACGGTACAATAG
- a CDS encoding response regulator transcription factor — translation MKTLVIVDDEPSVINGLRTYVDWAGQGIELIGTADDGDTGLALIRELRPDIVLTDVQMPAMDGIAMAAEVRALLPDTKIVFISGHNDAEYLRSALQMHAADYIFKPVSRKELSVVMGKVTAALDAEQRERQLVKDMQVKLTQSMPLLREKFLLSVVSDNIHPERVHDKLVFLGLQSLNTDSYIIMVIVIDDVPQVMDVRTEQDKQLLSYTVLNIIQELIDEQMRGVTFEKEPGEYVGILLPGHRFSEDDLLQLAELVRNNLRKWLKLSVTIGVGEGVSSLSELPASYRQARGAADQKWYLGKNRILTMDNIESAENLRYRFEPEWGERILTSIKSGDNSRLHADLAEMFGLLEKNRGQGPRYAQNVSLHLILQSGQVLLELNGMTAEWEQRELAAWKAVSRQETMQDLLMFTESYLQQVCEFVQVKRSGKASETIARVRRLIEARYAENLTVADIAAGVYLSPTYVRLLFKQETGETLFEYLTKVRIEKAKQLLVDPQNKFYEVCYAVGYTDPSHFSKLFKKMTGFTPSAYREQHR, via the coding sequence ATGAAAACGCTGGTTATTGTGGATGATGAGCCGTCGGTGATCAACGGGCTGCGCACCTATGTCGATTGGGCCGGGCAGGGAATCGAGCTGATTGGTACTGCTGACGACGGGGATACAGGACTTGCGCTCATCCGCGAACTGCGGCCGGACATTGTGCTGACCGATGTGCAGATGCCGGCAATGGATGGAATAGCAATGGCGGCGGAGGTCCGTGCACTGCTGCCTGACACCAAAATTGTGTTCATCAGCGGGCATAATGATGCCGAATATCTGCGATCAGCGCTGCAGATGCATGCGGCGGATTATATTTTTAAGCCGGTGAGCCGTAAAGAATTATCGGTGGTGATGGGCAAAGTGACAGCAGCGCTGGACGCGGAGCAGAGGGAGCGGCAGCTGGTGAAGGATATGCAGGTTAAGCTGACGCAGAGCATGCCGCTGCTTCGTGAGAAATTTCTGCTGTCTGTGGTCAGTGACAACATCCATCCGGAACGGGTTCATGACAAGCTGGTTTTTCTGGGACTGCAGAGCCTTAATACGGACAGCTACATCATTATGGTTATAGTGATTGATGATGTGCCGCAGGTGATGGATGTCCGCACCGAGCAGGATAAACAGCTCTTATCGTATACCGTGCTGAATATAATTCAGGAGCTTATAGACGAGCAAATGCGCGGAGTTACTTTTGAAAAAGAGCCGGGGGAGTATGTCGGTATTCTCCTGCCCGGCCACAGGTTCTCGGAAGATGATCTGCTGCAGCTGGCGGAATTGGTCCGGAATAACCTTCGCAAGTGGCTGAAGCTGAGTGTGACCATCGGAGTCGGAGAGGGGGTAAGCAGCCTTTCCGAGCTGCCGGCATCCTATAGGCAGGCCCGGGGAGCCGCTGACCAGAAATGGTACCTGGGTAAAAACCGGATTCTCACAATGGATAACATCGAATCCGCAGAGAACCTCCGCTACCGGTTTGAGCCGGAATGGGGAGAACGGATTCTGACCTCGATCAAATCGGGGGATAACAGCCGCCTGCATGCAGATCTAGCTGAAATGTTCGGCCTGCTGGAGAAAAACCGCGGGCAGGGTCCGCGTTATGCACAGAACGTCAGTCTGCATCTGATTCTTCAATCCGGCCAGGTGCTTCTGGAGCTGAACGGGATGACGGCAGAGTGGGAGCAGCGGGAGCTGGCGGCCTGGAAAGCGGTGTCCCGGCAGGAGACGATGCAGGATCTGCTGATGTTCACAGAATCATATTTACAGCAGGTCTGCGAATTCGTGCAGGTCAAGCGGAGCGGTAAAGCGAGTGAGACAATTGCGCGGGTCCGCCGCCTGATCGAGGCGCGATATGCCGAGAATTTGACCGTAGCTGATATCGCAGCCGGGGTATATCTCAGTCCCACTTATGTCAGGCTGCTGTTCAAGCAGGAGACAGGAGAAACGCTGTTCGAATACTTAACGAAGGTTAGGATCGAGAAGGCCAAGCAGCTGCTGGTTGACCCCCAGAACAAATTCTATGAGGTGTGTTATGCGGTAGGCTATACCGATCCCAGCCACTTCAGCAAGCTGTTCAAAAAAATGACCGGCTTTACACCAAGCGCCTACCGGGAGCAGCATCGATAG
- a CDS encoding sensor histidine kinase: MEGRESSMRFGWNYLKGLLQGILAARKWLLAYILLILLPVSILLASFYTRSNRILEEEVTRTMQLTLKQAGLNLTYKLEHIRDSSNSVFMNQILYENLQRRSSITDQLKQIKELRNLAETAKENGDIFRTRFFVDPSRLYAGDRVNLYKLNDIKQYPWYAAVMEAGGGMVWTGVYQESYSDIGVKKIFSVARMLRNPQNYEEIVGVLVMDVSEELIGEILSELHFSDTYAPYLLDGAGNVIYSSVEADAGPASSAAMLPAELLDTIRHSEEGIQQSKDGRKAVNVVYTTIGPSGWKLVARVAQSEISHRATALNQFTSIATLAGITILFLVLSFVLLMFMTQSMQHRVQMILKMIRKEGIGWLEERRSMPDGDFRLLERSVDHLIHKVNNLMEESYQAKMQEREAQLRTLQAQINPHFLYNALDMINWSAISHDAEDTSQMIEALAHYFRLSLNKGRDNVSISDELELAKVFLEIQQNRFPSTFTFTIEAGPGLESYIIPKLTLQPLVENALLHGIRKTKDKQGTITIAARLDQDTVVLTVSDDGIGMSPEQGQRLLREPSSEKQDNGSSGSFGLYNVNERIRYFAGNRYGLSIDSEPGKGTVVMVRIKAVTSE; the protein is encoded by the coding sequence ATGGAAGGAAGGGAGAGTTCTATGCGGTTTGGCTGGAATTATCTGAAAGGCCTTCTCCAGGGGATTCTGGCGGCACGAAAATGGCTGCTGGCATACATCCTGCTCATTCTGCTGCCTGTCTCCATTCTGCTGGCGTCCTTTTATACGCGTTCCAACAGGATCCTGGAAGAGGAGGTCACCCGCACGATGCAGCTAACGTTGAAGCAGGCGGGACTGAATTTAACCTATAAACTGGAACATATCCGTGACAGCAGCAATTCTGTTTTTATGAATCAGATCCTGTATGAGAATCTCCAGCGGCGAAGCAGCATCACTGACCAGCTCAAACAGATCAAGGAGCTGCGTAATCTGGCTGAGACTGCCAAGGAGAACGGGGATATTTTCCGGACGCGGTTTTTTGTAGACCCTTCCCGGCTGTATGCAGGAGACAGAGTGAACTTATACAAGTTGAACGACATTAAGCAATATCCTTGGTATGCAGCTGTGATGGAAGCGGGCGGGGGGATGGTCTGGACCGGAGTATATCAGGAGAGCTATAGCGATATAGGGGTCAAAAAAATCTTTTCTGTAGCCCGAATGCTGCGCAATCCGCAGAATTATGAAGAGATCGTCGGCGTTCTGGTTATGGATGTTTCCGAAGAGCTGATCGGTGAGATTCTGTCGGAGCTGCATTTCTCGGATACCTATGCTCCTTATCTGCTGGACGGGGCCGGAAATGTTATCTATAGTTCCGTCGAAGCGGACGCTGGTCCGGCTTCGTCAGCCGCAATGCTGCCAGCGGAGCTGCTGGATACGATCCGGCACTCGGAGGAAGGCATTCAGCAGAGTAAGGACGGCCGCAAAGCTGTAAACGTAGTCTATACCACCATCGGTCCGTCCGGGTGGAAGCTGGTGGCCAGGGTAGCCCAGTCCGAAATTTCGCACCGGGCCACGGCGCTGAACCAGTTTACCAGTATAGCTACTCTCGCGGGGATCACCATTCTTTTTCTGGTCCTCTCTTTTGTCCTGCTGATGTTCATGACCCAAAGCATGCAGCACAGGGTGCAGATGATTCTGAAGATGATCCGCAAGGAAGGGATTGGATGGCTGGAAGAGCGCCGCTCCATGCCGGATGGCGATTTCCGGCTCCTGGAACGCAGCGTGGATCATCTGATTCATAAAGTCAACAATCTGATGGAGGAGTCGTATCAGGCCAAAATGCAGGAACGGGAGGCCCAGCTCCGGACGCTTCAGGCGCAGATAAATCCCCATTTTCTGTACAATGCCCTTGATATGATTAACTGGTCGGCCATCTCGCATGATGCGGAGGATACCAGCCAGATGATTGAAGCGCTGGCGCATTATTTCCGGCTCAGCCTCAATAAAGGGCGTGATAACGTCAGCATTAGCGATGAGCTGGAGCTCGCCAAAGTCTTTTTGGAGATTCAGCAGAACCGTTTTCCGTCTACCTTTACGTTCACCATTGAGGCCGGGCCGGGACTCGAGTCGTATATTATTCCCAAGCTTACCCTGCAGCCGCTGGTGGAGAATGCACTGCTTCACGGCATCCGCAAAACCAAAGATAAACAGGGGACGATCACCATTGCTGCCCGGCTGGATCAGGATACCGTTGTGCTCACCGTCTCCGATGACGGCATCGGCATGAGCCCTGAACAAGGGCAGCGTCTGCTGCGCGAGCCTTCCTCGGAGAAGCAGGATAACGGTTCGTCCGGCTCCTTTGGCCTCTACAATGTCAACGAGCGTATCCGTTATTTTGCCGGCAACCGCTACGGATTGTCCATCGATTCGGAACCCGGAAAAGGGACGGTCGTCATGGTAAGAATTAAAGCGGTTACATCGGAGTGA